From Cellulomonas fimi ATCC 484, a single genomic window includes:
- the ctaD gene encoding cytochrome c oxidase subunit I → MATVAEHVPGLAPARQTLGRTVIKWITSTDHKTIGYMYLITSFVWFAIGGILALLIRAELFTPGMEVFSSKEQYNQAFTMHGTIMLLLFATPLFAGFANVIMPLQIGAPDVAFPRLNMFAYWLFFFGGLIAAAGFLTPQGAASFGWFAYAPLSNTVYSPGVGGDLWVFGLALGGFGTILGAVNFITTIVTMRAPGMTMFRMPIFTWNTLVTSLLVLMAFPPLAAALFALGADRRLGAQVFNPENGGAILWQHLFWFFGHPEVYIIALPFFGIVTEILPVFSRKPIFGYKGLVYATIAIAALSVTVWAHHMYVTGSVLLPFFAFMTMLIAVPTGVKFFNWIGTMWRGKLTFETPMLWTIGFLVTFLFGGLTGIILSSPALDFQLSDSYFVVAHFHYVVFGTVVFAMFAGFYFWWPKMTGRMLNERLGKIHFWLLFIGFHTTFLVQHWLGVIGMPRRYADYSPDDGFTWMNQLSTVGAAVLAASTLPFLWNVYVTWRNAPKVTVDDPWGYGGSLEWATSCPPPRHNFTSLPRIRSERPAFDLHHPEVAAMDYVEPNPGPLDWEADRRGETEVAVDRVVEGKGEPEQSSATIVEDSPQERREGGKEGDR, encoded by the coding sequence ATGGCCACCGTCGCGGAGCACGTCCCCGGCCTGGCGCCTGCGCGCCAGACGCTCGGGCGCACGGTGATCAAGTGGATCACCTCCACCGACCACAAGACGATCGGGTACATGTACCTGATCACGTCGTTCGTGTGGTTCGCGATCGGCGGGATCCTCGCCCTGCTGATCCGCGCCGAGCTCTTCACGCCCGGCATGGAGGTGTTCTCCTCCAAGGAGCAGTACAACCAGGCGTTCACGATGCACGGCACGATCATGCTGCTGCTGTTCGCCACACCCCTGTTCGCCGGCTTCGCCAACGTGATCATGCCGCTGCAGATCGGCGCGCCGGACGTGGCGTTCCCGCGGCTCAACATGTTCGCGTACTGGCTGTTCTTCTTCGGTGGCCTCATCGCCGCCGCCGGCTTCCTCACCCCGCAGGGCGCGGCGTCGTTCGGGTGGTTCGCCTACGCGCCGCTGTCGAACACCGTGTACTCACCGGGCGTCGGCGGTGACCTGTGGGTCTTCGGGCTCGCGCTCGGTGGTTTCGGCACGATCCTCGGCGCCGTCAACTTCATCACCACGATCGTCACGATGCGTGCGCCGGGCATGACCATGTTCCGGATGCCGATCTTCACCTGGAACACCCTGGTGACGTCGCTGCTCGTGCTCATGGCGTTCCCGCCGCTGGCCGCCGCGCTGTTCGCGCTCGGTGCCGACCGCCGTCTCGGCGCGCAGGTGTTCAACCCCGAGAACGGGGGCGCCATCCTGTGGCAGCACCTGTTCTGGTTCTTCGGGCACCCCGAGGTCTACATCATCGCGCTGCCGTTCTTCGGCATCGTCACGGAGATCCTGCCGGTCTTCTCCCGCAAGCCGATCTTCGGCTACAAGGGCCTCGTCTACGCGACGATCGCGATCGCGGCGCTCTCCGTGACCGTGTGGGCGCACCACATGTACGTCACGGGGTCGGTGCTGCTGCCGTTCTTCGCGTTCATGACGATGCTCATCGCCGTGCCGACCGGCGTGAAGTTCTTCAACTGGATCGGCACGATGTGGCGCGGCAAGCTCACGTTCGAGACGCCGATGCTGTGGACGATCGGGTTCCTCGTCACGTTCCTGTTCGGCGGCCTGACGGGCATCATCCTGTCCAGCCCCGCGCTCGACTTCCAGCTCTCCGACTCGTACTTCGTCGTCGCGCACTTCCACTACGTCGTCTTCGGCACCGTGGTGTTCGCCATGTTCGCCGGCTTCTACTTCTGGTGGCCGAAGATGACGGGCCGGATGCTCAACGAGCGGCTCGGCAAGATTCACTTCTGGCTGCTGTTCATCGGCTTCCACACGACGTTCCTCGTGCAGCACTGGCTGGGCGTCATCGGCATGCCGCGCCGGTACGCGGACTACTCGCCCGACGACGGCTTCACGTGGATGAACCAGCTGTCGACGGTCGGCGCCGCGGTGCTCGCCGCGTCCACCCTGCCGTTCCTGTGGAACGTCTACGTGACGTGGCGCAACGCGCCCAAGGTCACCGTCGACGACCCGTGGGGCTACGGCGGCTCGCTCGAGTGGGCGACGTCCTGCCCGCCGCCGCGGCACAACTTCACGTCGCTGCCGCGCATCCGCTCGGAGCGCCCCGCGTTCGACCTGCACCACCCCGAGGTCGCCGCGATGGACTACGTCGAGCCGAACCCCGGGCCGCTGGACTGGGAGGCCGACCGCCGCGGCGAGACCGAGGTCGCGGTCGACCGCGTCGTCGAGGGCAAGGGCGAGCCGGAGCAGTCGTCGGCGACCATCGTCGAGGACTCCCCGCAGGAGCGCCGCGAGGGCGGCAAGGAGGGTGACCGGTGA
- the coxB gene encoding cytochrome c oxidase subunit II, producing MHPEHPRRKRRPVLSTAGLAAVVVVALSGCSDEVYRGWLPGSSDAEITDQTGRIASLWRGSWVAALIVGLITWGLILWCVAAYRKRKSDDVLPVQLRYHVPLEVMYVILPIFMVGVLFYYTNRDVTAINDTSAEADVHVQVIGKQWSWDFNYLDDDVYDTGQQAEDVSEPGALEEQVTLYLPVDERVEFTLDSRDVIHSFWIPSFLYKLDMIPGKTNTFQVTPTETGTYLGKCAELCGEYHSSMLFNVKVVERDEYDAHIQELKDKGQEGSLGLEYSRLQNVDEPASQGEVDN from the coding sequence GTGCACCCGGAACACCCCCGCCGGAAGCGGCGCCCGGTACTGTCGACGGCCGGTCTCGCGGCCGTCGTCGTCGTCGCCCTCAGCGGATGCTCCGACGAGGTCTACCGCGGCTGGCTGCCCGGCTCGTCGGACGCCGAGATCACCGACCAGACGGGCCGCATCGCGAGCCTGTGGCGCGGGTCGTGGGTCGCCGCCCTCATCGTCGGCCTCATCACCTGGGGCCTGATCCTGTGGTGCGTCGCGGCGTACCGGAAGCGCAAGAGCGACGACGTGCTGCCCGTGCAGCTGCGGTACCACGTGCCGCTCGAGGTCATGTACGTGATCCTGCCGATCTTCATGGTCGGCGTGCTCTTCTACTACACGAACCGCGACGTCACGGCGATCAACGACACCTCGGCCGAGGCCGACGTCCACGTGCAGGTCATCGGCAAGCAGTGGAGCTGGGACTTCAACTACCTCGACGACGACGTCTACGACACCGGCCAGCAGGCCGAGGACGTCAGCGAGCCGGGCGCGCTCGAGGAGCAGGTCACGCTCTACCTGCCCGTCGACGAGCGCGTCGAGTTCACGCTCGACTCGCGTGACGTCATCCACTCGTTCTGGATCCCGTCGTTCCTCTACAAGCTCGACATGATCCCCGGCAAGACGAACACGTTCCAGGTCACGCCGACCGAGACGGGCACCTACCTCGGCAAGTGCGCCGAGCTGTGCGGCGAGTACCACTCGTCGATGCTCTTCAACGTCAAGGTCGTGGAGCGCGACGAGTACGACGCGCACATCCAGGAGCTCAAGGACAAGGGCCAGGAGGGTTCGCTGGGGCTGGAGTACAGCCGCCTGCAGAACGTCGACGAGCCCGCATCTCAGGGAGAGGTCGACAACTGA
- a CDS encoding cysteine desulfurase family protein, whose product MSPENLDASPAPSAPAGVTHTTAGGPPRRVVLDAGGRAPLLPQARAAFVEALDQGWADPRRLHAEGRRARMLLDGAREAVASVVGARTEDVDLAPSHTAALHSAVLSVARGRRRAGGDVVVSAVERAAVLHAAESAAAASGGRRVEVPVGRDGRVDAARMVEAVGAAGVALVALQHANGEVGTLQPTAEVHEAARAAGVPLLVDAGASLGHVDIGSAWDVLAADPGDWGGPAGVGVLVTRPGVRRSPVVPQDEDRWFPGGVSVPAALAAAVALQVAVASRDAADVERRRLVDRVRARVAAEVVDTEVVGDPDARLPHVVTFSSLYVDGEALVTALDRLGFAVASGSACTSSSLEPSHVLAAMGVLTHGNVRLALPRGTDPADVDRFLDALPGVVAAVRSARGADGL is encoded by the coding sequence GTGAGCCCCGAGAACCTCGACGCCTCCCCCGCACCGTCCGCACCGGCCGGTGTGACGCACACCACTGCCGGCGGGCCCCCGCGACGCGTCGTGCTCGACGCGGGCGGCCGCGCACCGCTGCTCCCGCAGGCGCGCGCGGCGTTCGTCGAGGCGCTCGACCAGGGCTGGGCCGACCCGCGACGCCTGCACGCCGAGGGGCGCCGCGCCCGGATGCTGCTCGACGGCGCGCGGGAGGCCGTCGCGTCCGTGGTCGGCGCGCGCACCGAGGACGTCGACCTCGCGCCCTCGCACACCGCGGCGCTGCACTCCGCGGTGCTGTCGGTCGCGCGCGGCCGCCGACGGGCGGGCGGCGACGTGGTCGTGTCCGCCGTGGAGCGTGCCGCCGTGCTGCACGCGGCCGAGAGCGCCGCGGCGGCCTCGGGCGGGCGGCGCGTCGAGGTGCCGGTCGGCCGGGACGGCCGCGTCGACGCCGCGCGCATGGTCGAGGCGGTCGGCGCCGCCGGCGTCGCGCTCGTCGCCCTCCAGCACGCGAACGGCGAGGTCGGCACGCTGCAGCCCACCGCCGAGGTGCACGAGGCCGCGCGCGCGGCCGGCGTCCCGCTGCTGGTCGACGCGGGCGCGAGCCTCGGGCACGTCGACATCGGGTCCGCGTGGGACGTCCTCGCGGCGGACCCCGGCGACTGGGGCGGGCCCGCCGGCGTCGGCGTGCTGGTCACCCGCCCCGGGGTGCGGCGCTCGCCCGTCGTGCCGCAGGACGAGGACCGGTGGTTCCCCGGCGGCGTGAGCGTGCCCGCGGCGCTGGCTGCGGCCGTCGCGCTGCAGGTCGCCGTCGCGTCCCGCGACGCCGCCGACGTCGAGCGGCGCCGTCTCGTGGACCGGGTGCGGGCGCGCGTGGCCGCGGAGGTCGTCGACACCGAGGTGGTGGGTGACCCGGACGCGCGGCTCCCCCACGTCGTCACCTTCTCCTCGCTCTACGTCGACGGCGAGGCGCTCGTGACCGCGCTGGACCGGCTCGGCTTCGCGGTCGCGTCCGGGTCGGCGTGCACGTCGAGCTCGCTCGAGCCGAGCCACGTGCTCGCCGCGATGGGCGTCCTCACCCACGGCAACGTGCGGCTCGCACTCCCCCGCGGCACCGACCCGGCGGACGTCGACCGCTTCCTCGACGCGCTGCCCGGCGTGGTCGCCGCCGTGCGCTCCGCCCGCGGGGCGGACGGGCTGTGA
- a CDS encoding sulfurtransferase TusA family protein yields the protein MSTAPEPLLVDARGLRCPAPVIALARAARDAADGTTVVVLATDPAARHDVPAWARMRGHAMGTTEQDEDGVLRLTVLLSSGAP from the coding sequence GTGAGCACCGCACCCGAGCCGCTGCTCGTCGACGCGCGCGGGCTGCGGTGCCCGGCACCCGTCATCGCGCTCGCGCGTGCGGCCCGCGACGCGGCCGACGGGACGACGGTCGTGGTGCTCGCGACCGACCCCGCCGCGCGTCACGACGTCCCGGCGTGGGCGCGGATGCGCGGTCACGCGATGGGCACGACGGAGCAGGACGAGGACGGCGTCCTGCGCCTCACGGTGCTGCTCTCCTCGGGCGCGCCCTGA
- the erpA gene encoding iron-sulfur cluster insertion protein ErpA, with the protein MSETTQTSTHGVLLTDVAADKVRSLLEQEGRDDLRLRVAVQPGGCSGLIYQLYFDERLLDGDVTRDYDGVEVVVDRMSVPYLEGATIDFADTIEKQGFTIDNPNAGSACACGGSFS; encoded by the coding sequence ATGAGCGAGACCACGCAGACCTCGACGCACGGCGTCCTGCTCACGGACGTGGCGGCCGACAAGGTCCGCAGCCTGCTCGAGCAGGAGGGCCGCGACGACCTGCGTCTGCGCGTCGCCGTCCAGCCCGGCGGCTGCTCCGGCCTCATCTACCAGCTGTACTTCGACGAGCGCCTGCTCGACGGTGACGTGACGCGCGACTACGACGGTGTCGAGGTCGTCGTCGACCGCATGAGCGTCCCCTACCTCGAGGGTGCGACGATCGACTTCGCCGACACCATCGAGAAGCAGGGCTTCACGATCGACAACCCGAACGCCGGCAGCGCCTGCGCGTGCGGTGGCTCGTTCAGCTGA
- a CDS encoding glycerate kinase — protein sequence MLGVRVLVAPDTFGSILTAREVAATVAAGWRDVAPADALDECPLADGGPGFVDTLHAALGGRLLPVTVPGPLGEPTPATLLLVDEPAGRTAYVESAQAVGLPLVPEDRRDPGRTTTRGVGALLVAARDAGARRVVVGLGGSSTNDAGAGMLVGAGLEVPAGLLDAGGGALGAVTAADLVGLRDLRARWRDVELVAATDVDVPLLGLTGASAGFAPQKGASPEQAQELERCLGSFAHAATTALADELRPDLLAGSRPTSAATRLTAAAGAGAAGGLGFGLALLGARVVPGGPFVADRVRLDERLAAADVVVTGEGRFDWQSLHGKVATEVAARALRHGIPTVVLAGEVQVGRRELSAAGITAAYAVGETPEEVRAALADPVATLRARAARVARTWSR from the coding sequence ATGCTCGGCGTGCGCGTCCTCGTCGCCCCCGACACCTTCGGCTCGATCCTGACCGCCCGCGAGGTCGCGGCGACGGTTGCGGCCGGCTGGCGCGACGTCGCGCCCGCGGACGCCCTCGACGAGTGCCCGCTGGCCGACGGCGGCCCGGGCTTCGTCGACACCCTGCACGCCGCGCTCGGCGGCCGGCTGCTCCCGGTCACCGTCCCGGGACCGCTGGGGGAGCCGACCCCCGCGACGCTGCTGCTCGTCGACGAGCCCGCCGGACGCACCGCGTACGTCGAGTCCGCGCAGGCCGTCGGGCTCCCGCTCGTGCCGGAGGACCGGCGCGACCCCGGCCGCACGACGACGCGCGGCGTGGGGGCGCTGCTCGTCGCGGCGCGCGACGCCGGCGCCCGCCGGGTCGTCGTGGGTCTGGGCGGGTCGTCCACCAACGACGCGGGCGCGGGCATGCTCGTGGGGGCAGGGCTCGAGGTGCCGGCCGGCCTGCTCGACGCGGGCGGCGGCGCGCTCGGCGCGGTCACCGCCGCCGACCTCGTCGGGCTGCGCGACCTGCGGGCGCGGTGGCGTGACGTGGAGCTCGTGGCGGCGACCGACGTCGACGTCCCGCTCCTGGGCCTGACCGGTGCGAGCGCGGGGTTCGCCCCGCAGAAGGGCGCGTCGCCGGAGCAGGCGCAGGAGCTCGAACGCTGCCTCGGCTCCTTCGCGCACGCGGCGACGACGGCGCTCGCGGACGAGCTGCGCCCCGACCTCCTCGCGGGTTCGCGGCCCACCTCGGCGGCCACCCGGCTCACGGCCGCGGCGGGCGCGGGTGCGGCCGGCGGTCTCGGGTTCGGGCTCGCGCTGCTGGGCGCGCGGGTCGTCCCCGGGGGGCCCTTCGTGGCGGATCGCGTGCGGCTCGACGAGCGCCTCGCGGCTGCCGACGTCGTCGTCACGGGCGAGGGGCGGTTCGACTGGCAGAGCCTGCACGGCAAGGTCGCCACCGAGGTCGCGGCGCGTGCGCTGCGCCACGGCATCCCGACGGTCGTGCTCGCGGGCGAGGTGCAGGTCGGGCGCCGCGAGCTGTCGGCCGCGGGCATCACGGCCGCGTACGCGGTCGGGGAGACGCCCGAGGAGGTGCGCGCGGCGCTCGCCGACCCGGTGGCGACGCTGCGGGCGCGTGCCGCGCGCGTCGCGCGCACGTGGTCGCGCTGA
- the nadA gene encoding quinolinate synthase NadA, whose protein sequence is MTLTTSAGTFTEPVPSALLLLGRGVDLASERGVECVGDLPAPSDPDLVERARAARAALGDRAFVLGHHYQRDEVIAFADVTGDSFKLAREAAARPEAEFVLFCGVHFMAESADILTADSQQVVLPDLAAGCSMADKAAIDQVEDAWDVLVDAGVADDTVPVTYMNSTAAIKAFTGRHGGTVCTSSNAHVALRWAFDKVGGPGGTGKVLFMPDQHLGRNTAVLQLGLSLDDCVVFDPRKPGGGLTTQQLKDARMILWRGHCSVHGRFSAQNVVDVRAAEPDVTVLVHPECKHEVVTAADMVGSTEYIIKALEAAPAGSSWAIGTELNLVRRLANAHPDKRVHYLDSTVCFCSTMNRIDLPHLVWAMESLAAGRVVNRIVVDPDDAHWARVALDQMLALPGY, encoded by the coding sequence GTGACGCTGACGACGAGTGCCGGCACCTTCACGGAGCCCGTCCCCTCGGCCCTGCTGCTGCTCGGCCGTGGGGTGGACCTCGCCTCCGAGCGGGGCGTGGAGTGTGTCGGGGACCTGCCCGCCCCGAGCGACCCCGACCTGGTCGAGCGCGCCCGCGCGGCCCGGGCGGCGCTCGGCGACCGTGCGTTCGTGCTGGGGCACCACTACCAGCGCGACGAGGTCATCGCCTTCGCCGACGTCACGGGCGACTCCTTCAAGCTGGCCCGCGAGGCCGCGGCTCGCCCCGAGGCGGAGTTCGTCCTCTTCTGCGGCGTGCACTTCATGGCCGAGTCGGCGGACATCCTCACGGCGGACTCCCAGCAGGTCGTGCTGCCGGACCTGGCCGCGGGCTGCTCGATGGCCGACAAGGCGGCGATCGACCAGGTCGAGGACGCGTGGGACGTGCTGGTGGACGCGGGCGTCGCGGACGACACCGTGCCCGTGACCTACATGAACTCGACCGCGGCGATCAAGGCGTTCACCGGGCGCCACGGCGGCACGGTCTGCACGTCGTCCAACGCGCACGTCGCGCTGCGGTGGGCGTTCGACAAGGTGGGCGGCCCGGGCGGCACCGGCAAGGTGCTGTTCATGCCGGACCAGCACCTGGGGCGCAACACCGCGGTCCTGCAGCTCGGCCTGTCGCTCGACGACTGCGTGGTGTTCGACCCGCGCAAGCCGGGCGGCGGTCTGACGACGCAGCAGCTCAAGGACGCGCGGATGATCCTGTGGCGCGGGCACTGCTCGGTGCACGGCCGGTTCTCGGCGCAGAACGTCGTCGACGTCCGCGCCGCGGAGCCCGACGTCACGGTGCTCGTGCACCCCGAGTGCAAGCACGAGGTCGTCACGGCGGCCGACATGGTCGGCTCGACGGAGTACATCATCAAGGCGCTCGAGGCGGCCCCGGCGGGCTCGTCGTGGGCGATCGGCACCGAGCTGAACCTGGTGCGCCGGCTCGCGAACGCCCACCCGGACAAGCGCGTGCACTACCTCGACTCGACGGTCTGCTTCTGCTCGACCATGAACCGGATCGACCTGCCGCACCTCGTCTGGGCGATGGAGTCGCTCGCGGCGGGCCGCGTCGTCAACCGGATCGTCGTCGACCCGGACGACGCCCACTGGGCGCGGGTCGCGCTCGACCAGATGCTGGCGCTGCCGGGCTACTGA
- a CDS encoding DJ-1/PfpI family protein, with protein MGTGHHLRVGVLVFDGAEELDVVGPYEVLSAWAGLSALHPEVVTFSADGAGVRCAKGLCLVPDTSADDVGPLHVLVYPGGRGTRALATDAAHLDWLRGVRATTPLVTSVCTGALVLAAAGLLAGRPATTYWAAFDELAAIDPSVLADTEARFVDDGDVVTSAGVSAGIDMALHLVARLESPEVARAVRRAIQYDPAPPV; from the coding sequence GTGGGCACCGGGCACCACCTGCGCGTCGGCGTCCTCGTCTTCGACGGGGCGGAGGAGCTCGACGTGGTGGGGCCCTACGAGGTGCTCTCGGCGTGGGCGGGGCTGTCCGCGCTGCACCCCGAGGTCGTGACGTTCTCGGCCGACGGCGCGGGCGTGCGGTGCGCGAAGGGGCTGTGCCTCGTGCCGGACACCTCGGCGGACGACGTGGGGCCGCTGCACGTGCTGGTCTACCCCGGCGGCCGGGGCACCCGAGCGCTCGCGACCGACGCCGCGCACCTCGACTGGCTCCGCGGAGTGCGGGCGACGACACCGCTGGTCACGAGCGTGTGCACGGGCGCGCTGGTCCTCGCCGCGGCGGGCCTGCTGGCCGGTCGTCCGGCGACGACGTACTGGGCGGCGTTCGACGAGCTCGCGGCGATCGACCCGAGTGTGCTGGCGGACACCGAGGCGCGCTTCGTCGACGACGGGGACGTCGTGACGTCGGCGGGCGTGTCGGCGGGCATCGACATGGCGCTGCACCTGGTGGCGCGCCTGGAGTCGCCGGAGGTGGCCCGGGCGGTGCGGCGGGCGATCCAGTACGACCCCGCTCCCCCGGTCTGA
- a CDS encoding acyl-CoA thioesterase, translating into MTRTLHLAYATFRPRPAVPGQTILSPSVTRLRVHVGDLDLYRHVNNGVYLQYMDIGRAHYIADLGGYTLLNERGWYPVVAASTVKYRRSLTLGQRFTLTTRVLGWDERVVYLEQVVARGDALVARGIVAGRFLARDGARVPAPDVVRLLAGDGVESPELPDDVAAWARAVDVAHRPG; encoded by the coding sequence GTGACCCGGACGCTGCACCTCGCCTACGCCACGTTCCGCCCCCGCCCGGCCGTCCCCGGCCAGACGATCCTGTCCCCGTCCGTGACGAGGCTGCGCGTGCACGTCGGCGACCTCGACCTCTACCGGCACGTCAACAACGGCGTCTACCTGCAGTACATGGACATCGGGCGCGCCCACTACATCGCAGACCTGGGCGGCTACACGCTGCTGAACGAGCGCGGCTGGTACCCCGTGGTCGCCGCCTCGACGGTCAAGTACCGCCGGTCGCTGACCCTCGGCCAGCGCTTCACGCTCACCACGCGCGTGCTCGGGTGGGACGAGCGGGTCGTCTACCTCGAGCAGGTCGTCGCCCGGGGCGACGCGCTCGTCGCGCGCGGCATCGTCGCCGGGCGGTTCCTCGCGCGCGACGGCGCCCGCGTGCCCGCACCCGACGTCGTCCGCCTGCTCGCCGGGGACGGCGTCGAGAGCCCCGAGCTCCCCGACGACGTCGCGGCCTGGGCCCGGGCGGTCGACGTCGCGCACCGCCCGGGCTGA
- a CDS encoding dipeptidase, with protein sequence MTDQRPADLPTDQPTARLDELRARTAAAFGGIRADLEALVRIPSVSNAAFDQAHVAASAAAVADLLRGVGLDDVDVLTVTTADGRTGAPAVVARRPAPAGAPTVLLYAHHDVQPPGDDAAWGTSPFEPTERDGRLYGRGAADDKAGVVAHVGALRVLGDELGVGVTVFVEGEEEIGSPTFADFLHAYRDRLAADVIVVADSSNWSVGVPGLTTSLRGLVDCTVEVEALSHAVHSGMYGGPVLDAVTLLSRLVATLHDDAGDVAVEGLVHAPDPAVDLDEAQLRTDAGVLDGTRLAGTGPITARMWTRPAIAVIGFDAPPVATASNTITPRAAAKLSVRIAPGQDPAAAMDALRAHLERHAPFGARVTVTDGEKGRPFLAPADSAAMQAARRAFAQAWGTEPVDLGIGGSIPFIADLLEVFPQAQILVTGVEDPDSRAHGANESVHLGELEKVVLAEALLLEHLAGGSRDV encoded by the coding sequence GTGACCGACCAGCGCCCCGCGGACCTCCCGACCGACCAGCCCACCGCCCGTCTCGACGAGCTCCGCGCGCGCACCGCGGCGGCGTTCGGCGGCATCCGCGCCGACCTCGAGGCGCTCGTGCGCATCCCGAGCGTCTCGAACGCGGCGTTCGACCAGGCGCACGTCGCGGCCAGCGCGGCCGCGGTCGCGGACCTGCTGCGCGGCGTCGGGCTCGACGACGTGGACGTGCTCACGGTGACGACGGCGGACGGCCGCACGGGCGCCCCGGCGGTCGTAGCCCGTCGTCCCGCACCGGCGGGTGCGCCCACGGTGCTGCTCTACGCGCACCACGACGTGCAGCCCCCGGGCGACGACGCGGCGTGGGGCACGTCCCCGTTCGAGCCGACGGAGCGTGACGGCCGCCTGTACGGGCGGGGTGCGGCCGACGACAAGGCGGGCGTCGTCGCGCACGTCGGCGCGCTGCGCGTGCTCGGCGACGAGCTCGGCGTCGGCGTCACGGTGTTCGTGGAGGGCGAGGAGGAGATCGGCTCCCCGACGTTCGCCGACTTCCTGCACGCGTACCGGGACCGGCTCGCGGCCGACGTGATCGTCGTCGCCGACTCCTCCAACTGGTCGGTCGGCGTGCCGGGCCTGACGACGTCGCTGCGCGGCCTGGTCGACTGCACGGTCGAGGTCGAGGCCCTGTCGCACGCGGTGCACTCCGGGATGTACGGCGGTCCCGTGCTCGACGCCGTGACGCTCCTGTCGCGGCTGGTCGCGACGCTGCACGACGACGCCGGCGACGTCGCGGTCGAGGGGCTCGTGCACGCGCCCGACCCGGCGGTCGACCTCGACGAGGCGCAGCTGCGGACGGACGCGGGCGTCCTGGACGGCACCCGCCTCGCCGGCACGGGGCCCATCACCGCACGGATGTGGACGCGTCCGGCGATCGCCGTCATCGGCTTCGACGCCCCGCCCGTGGCGACGGCGTCGAACACGATCACCCCCCGCGCGGCCGCCAAGCTGTCCGTGCGGATCGCGCCTGGCCAGGACCCGGCGGCGGCGATGGACGCGCTGCGCGCCCACCTCGAGCGGCACGCGCCGTTCGGTGCGCGGGTCACCGTGACGGACGGCGAGAAGGGCCGGCCGTTCCTCGCGCCCGCCGACTCGGCCGCGATGCAGGCCGCCCGGCGCGCGTTCGCGCAGGCGTGGGGCACCGAGCCTGTCGACCTCGGCATCGGCGGGTCGATCCCGTTCATCGCGGACCTGCTCGAGGTGTTCCCGCAGGCGCAGATCCTGGTCACGGGCGTCGAGGACCCGGACAGCCGCGCGCACGGCGCGAACGAGTCGGTCCACCTGGGGGAGCTGGAGAAGGTCGTCCTCGCCGAGGCCCTGCTGCTCGAGCACCTCGCGGGCGGCTCCCGGGACGTCTGA
- a CDS encoding DUF3043 domain-containing protein, translated as MFGRSKEPLTPSPALTEAAPTPDAPAGKGRPTPKRKQAEAANKRPLVPDDRRAAAKAARAAQREQRDREYRAMQTGDERFMPAKDRGPVRRYVRDWVDARWSLGELFLPVAAVALVAQFALAQAAPLFAFYVIVALYLYVLAAIVDGWLLWRGLKKRLVAKFGTQAVIKGTAMYAVLRAFQIRPSRMPKPQVKHGQKPA; from the coding sequence GTGTTCGGACGCAGCAAGGAGCCCCTGACGCCGTCGCCCGCCCTCACCGAGGCGGCGCCGACGCCCGACGCGCCTGCGGGCAAGGGTCGTCCGACGCCCAAGCGCAAGCAGGCCGAGGCCGCGAACAAGCGGCCGCTCGTGCCGGACGACCGCCGGGCCGCCGCGAAGGCCGCCCGTGCGGCGCAGCGCGAGCAGCGCGACCGCGAGTACCGCGCGATGCAGACGGGCGACGAGCGGTTCATGCCCGCCAAGGACCGCGGCCCCGTGCGGCGCTACGTGCGGGACTGGGTCGACGCCCGCTGGAGCCTCGGCGAGCTGTTCCTGCCCGTCGCGGCCGTCGCGCTCGTCGCCCAGTTCGCGCTCGCGCAGGCGGCGCCGCTGTTCGCGTTCTACGTCATCGTCGCGCTCTACCTCTACGTGCTCGCGGCGATCGTCGACGGCTGGCTGCTGTGGCGGGGCCTGAAGAAGCGCCTCGTCGCGAAGTTCGGCACGCAGGCGGTGATCAAGGGCACCGCGATGTACGCAGTGCTGCGCGCGTTCCAGATCCGCCCGTCGCGGATGCCCAAGCCGCAGGTCAAGCACGGGCAGAAGCCCGCCTGA